CGACGCCTCATCGTTCTGCGATTTCCAAATCACTTTGCCGGTCGCCTTTTCGAAGCACACCACGCTCTCACCATTCGTGCCGCCGACAGGCGCGAACAGGCGGTCGCCGTCAATCGCGGGCGAGCCGTCGTTGCCGTGGCGCGTCGCGCCCTGCGCATTGCCGCGCTCGCCAAAAAATGCGGCGCTGAAATTCGTGGTGTAATTCACGCTCCACAATTCCTTCCCGTCGGAGATTTTCAGACAGCGCAATTCGCCGCGGCAGGATTGCGCGTAAACGCGGTCGCCGCCCGCCAGCGGCGTGCAGCGCGGCCCGGGAAGGCTTTGCGAATCCGAATGAACCTTGTCAATGTCCGCCTGCCAGAGGGGTTTTCCGTCCACGGCTTGAACCGCGTGCAATGTCTCGCGATCACCTTGCGCATCCGAATAAAAAACTTTTCCCTCCGACACTACCGGCGACGAAAGCCCAAAACCAATCTTAATATGCCAAATAATTTTCGGATCCGCCGGTAACGTCTCCGGCACCGCAACACCTTCCGGCACATGCCCCGTGCGCTCCGGCCCGCGCCATTGCGTCCAATCACCGGCGAAGCCACGGGAAACGAACAGCAAAACACCAAGCGTGGCCGCGCGTAAAGTTTTCATAAGGAAATTCAGGCGGGAATTATTGGCGTGGTCAAGCCTGAAACGAAGTCAATCAATTCCCGGCAGATCTTTTCTCCACCCACTCGCTGTCGGTCTGAGCCCATCCAGAGAGAAACTGCAGGCGTGGAAACAAGGATAAAGGAAATTTTTTGGCGTGACTTCCGATATAGTCGTATAACTTGTCTTTCAGAGTCAGCTCTTCATAAAGATAGTTGAGTCTCCATCGCATGGTGATTTTATCTGGCTGGACCACTATAAAAACTTTTCCTTCGCCGGGTTTCAAATGGCCGTATATCTCTGGATCGATCATTCCGGAAGTAACTGAAGGTGTCATAAACGCATTCCTTGGCGCCGAATCCGGCTGAGAACCCAGCATATAACCCGTTACGGAAGCCGGCCCACTGTTCGTCAACATCCACAACGCCCGGGGGTAGATGACGGTCTTCGCTCGGCCCATCAGCATAACCAATAAAAATGAGATTAACATGCTGCGATGAAGAACTGCCCCAAAAAAACAAGCTGCTGATAATTCCTGCTGAGATCAAAAGCAGCCATAGCCAGCGGTTACGCATTGTGGCCACCCGCCCATTTCGGCGGATTCTTGAGTTGATAAAGCGTCTCGCCCGCCTTGCGCACGAGCAACACGCCTTCATCTTCGCGATTCGCGAAGGACTCGATGTCTATCGTCGCGGGATCGCGATAGCCCAGATTGATGGCTTCGCATTGCTCGCGCGGAATTTGCGTGGCAAGCGTCACCTTCGCGCGGCAATGTTCGACGCCATTCTCATACGTGCCAATGCCGCGCACGTGGGTGGAATGCGCCAGCACGCCCCACGGGTAATGTTTGAACTTGTCCCATTGCTTCAAAAAATAATCGCGGCAATGGTAGCCGACCTCGTTGATCGTGTTGCCGTGGCTCACGCAAACTTCGGTGATGTGCGGCGCGTAGATGATCAGTTCGCCGCCGTCGGCAAGCACCGGCTCCAATTTATACATGCACTTTCCCGCCGTCCAAATTTCGTCATACATCTTCGGCGCGCACGACAGGATGGTATGAAACGGACGGTCTTTATAAGTGATATGCGTCTGGCGGGAAAGTTCGCTCGCCTGGTCCCACGCGCTTTCCGGAGTTCCGGCGACCAATCCCGCCAGGCGTTTCTCGGGATCAACCACCAGGCAAAAACAAAGTTTGTCCACCTTCACCATCGCCCCGGCTCGATCAACCACCTTGCGCACCGGCGTCCATTTGGTGCCGATGATCATGGGATTCGTCACGACGGCGCCAAGCCAGTGGAAAAAATTCAAAATCTCAGGACCGCCGACGCCGGGAAATAAATATTTATTGCCGCCGGAGAAACCGACAACTTCGTGCGGAAACACCGGGCCGACGATGATGATCTGGTCGTAATCAAAAACGAGCCGGTTGATCTCCACCGCCACATCCATCGCGAACAAGCCATCAGTCAGTTGGGAAATTTCGGACGCGGGAATGGTGCCGATCTGTTGGAGCGCGGCGGGATTGTTCCACGCGTGATTGTGAAATTTGACTTGCGCGTAAGTCGAGCGGCGCTCTTCCTCAGTGATTTCCAGCCGCTGGCAAATCGCCGCCTCCGACATCGGCTGATGCGTGCCGAGCGCGATCAGAATATCGAACGCCCCGGTGACCGGCCCGATCTGGCGAAAGAGCGTTTGAAACAGCAAACCCACCGGCGCGGTGCGCGTGCCGTCGGGAACGATGACGAGGACTTTGCGCCCGCGATAATTTTTCGCCGGACACGCTTGTGCGAGAACATCGGCCACCTGCCCAACGGTGACACTGCCACCCGCCGGCGCGGATTGAGAAATAGTATGATGCACCGTCAAAAGTTAATGGATATTATGAAAATTGCCATGTCCAAAAACCGTAAAAAATTTCCAAATAGTATTGAGGAAGTATCGCCCTAAAAATTTGAAACTAATTTTTAACCGCGGAGACACGGAGGCGCGGATAAAAGAAAACTGAGAGTAGAAGCTGACTTTTTCTAAAAAAATCCGTGTTAAATCCGTGGCTGAAAATCCCTTCTCCCATTGGCCGTCCACAAGGACCTGCGCGCCTCCGCGGTTCAAATAGAATTTAGACTTAGATCGTCTGCGCAAGATACCCGCCATCCACGCGCACGTCCGTGCCAGTGACGAAACTGCTCGCCTTGTGACTGGCCAAAAAAATCGCGGCGCCGATGAGTTCTTCCGATTTGCCAAAGCGCGCCATCGGTGTGTGGCCGAGGATGGACGCGGCGCGAGCGGTGGGCGTGCCGTCTTCATTGAACAGCAGGCGACGATTTTGTTCTGCGGGAAAAAAGCCGGGCGTGATGGCGTTCACGCGCACATTTTTGGTGGCCCATTCGCGCGCGAGAAATTGCGTGAGGCTGATGACCGCTGCTTTCGCCGCCGAGTACGCGACGACGCGCGAGAGCGGCACACCCGCCGAGACACTGCCGATGTTGATGATGCTGCCTTTGCCCCGGCTGACCATGCCGGGCCCGAACTCCTGGCACGGCAACAGCACGCCGCCGATCAGGTTCAAATCGAAATTCGCCTGCCAATCGGCCACGGCGATCTGGTCGAAAGTACGTTCGCCAGTGACGGTGACCTTGGGATCATTGCCCCCGGCGGCGTTGACGAGAATGGAAGGTGCGCCAAAAGCTTTTTGAACTTCCTGATGCGCTTGGCGAAGGCTGTCGCGCGAGACGGCGTCGGCGGTGAAGAAGCGCGCGTTACCACCAGCGGACTGAATGCGTTTGACACAGGCTTCGCCGCGCTGGGCATTGCGGCCGAGCACCGCAATTTTCGCGCCCGCCTGGCCGAGTCCTTCAGCAATGGCGCCGCCCAATGCGCCGGTCGCGCCAATGACAATCGCGGTTTCGCCTGAGAGATCAAATAAGTTCATGGTGGGGGGATTGTGTGGGTATGCAAGCGGTGGCGGAAAGATAATTTTTAACCGTGGAGACACCGAGGTGCGAAGAAAAAACGAACGGGCGGAGAACAATTTATTTTGAACTGCCGGAGAGTCCGAAGATTCCGGCGACGGTGGCGATGAGGCCGGAGACGCTCATCCAAATCGTGCGGCTGCTGTGCGAACCGGTGAAGATATGATGAAGAATGGAACTGGTGGATTGCGCCGAATTATATCCAGCCACGAGCAAGGCGATGCCGCCCACCAAAAATGCCATAGCCACCATTTTGTTCATCTCGAATGGTTATAGCAGGGTTAAAAAAATTTGCACTAGCGTTGAGAGTTTCTCTGGAACAATTCACCGCTGGATATTGGCCTGCGGTTGGTCTAGGCTTTTCTGATGTCTATTTTGCCGAGACCGGAAGTGATTTTGACCCATGAGAGCGATCTCGATGGGTTGGTGGCGGGCGTGTTGTTGCAACGCCTGGCGCAGAAACTTTTTGGCGACAAGGTCCGGCTCGAAGCGTTCCATTATAATAATTGGAAACAACGCGAGTTGCGCGAAAAGTCGGCGTGGGTCACCGATCTGAATTTCGAGGCGCGCCTCGACAAGCCGAACTGGGTGGTGATTGACCATCACACGACGGAAGCGCCGGCCAAAAACGCGCATTTGATTCATGACTTGGGCAAGTCGGCGGGGTTGTTGTGCTACGAATTGTGCAAGGAGCACGGATTGGGTTCGCCGGCGCTCGACCGGCTGGTGCATTTGAACAACGTGTCCGATTTGTTTTTGGAGAACGATCCCGATTTCGAGATGGCGAATGATTACGCGAACCTGGTGAAGGTTTATCAGTTCTGGAATTTGCATTCGCTCATCAAGGGGCGGCTGGAGGATTTGCTCGATCATCCGCTGCTCGAAGTGATGGCGGTGAAGCGGCGAGTGGAGAACCCGATGGGCTTTGCATGGAGCCGCGACAATGTCACGGAACTCAGCCCGACGATCGGCTACGTGGACACCATCATCGGCAATAACAATTTGATCGTGCATCAATTACTTGAGGAAAAAGCGACGCCGTATCCGGTGTTGCTCACCTTGTTCCGGCGCACGAACGGCGTGGTGATCGTGAGTTTGCGCAGCCGAAATGGCGAGGCGTTGAAGATCGCGGAGAAATTGCAGGGCGGCGGTCACGCGAACGCCTGCGGCGCGACGCTGCCGAAGTCGGTGAGAAATATTCCCGACGCGCTGGTTTATTTGCGCGAGACGTTGAATCCGAAAAAGGATGAACGGTTGAATAGTCTGGAGAGTCTTTTTGATTCGATGGGGCGATAAACTTAGTTTTAAGTTTTCAGCAAAAAACTGAAAACTTGAAACTCTGCTATTCCCGCCTAACATGGCGCTGACCTATGATTGAAACTTTAGCCAGCGTTGCTCCGCCGTTGCGGGTGGATGGCCGGTTGCCGAACCAGCTTCGCCCGCTGCGTTTTCAGAATCATGTGGCGCCGTACGCCACCGGTTCGACACTGGTGGAATGGGGCGATACGCGGGTGATTTGCGGCGTGACCGTGGAGGAAACCGTGCCGCGTTGGATGAAGGAACAGAATGTCCTCGGCGGCTGGATCACAGCGGAATATTCCATGCTTCCCTACTCCACGCTGCAACGCAAACAACGTGATATTTCCAAGGGCAAGATTGACGGACGTTCACAGGAAATCCAGCGTTTGATCGGCCGGGCGATGCGCGCCGCGATTGACCTGGAGAAGATCGGTTCGCGCACGATCTGGGTGGATTGCGATGTCCTTCAGGCGGATGGCGGCACGCGCACGGCAGCGATCACGGGCGCGTACGTGGCGCTTTCGCTCGCGGTGAAAAAATTACAGGCCGATGGCAAGTTGAAGGAGAATCCCCTGTTGCATGGCGTCGCGGCGGTGAGCGTAGGCATCGTTGATCAACGGCCTTTGCTGGATCTTTGTTATGTGGAAGACGCGGCCGCGGCGGTGGACCTGAACATGGTGATGAATGCGGCGGGCGAATTCATCGAGTTGCAGGGCACCGGCGAGGAAGCCACTTTCAGCGAGACTCAACTGGCGGCGTTGCTGTCGCTGGGCAAGGCGGGCATCCGCGAATTGCTCGCGGCGCAACAGGCGGCGCTGGCTTAGATGAGCGAGCCGACCCAGCTTTTTCTTCTGCGTCACGCGGAAGTCGAGACGCGTTACCATCGCATCTTCGGCGGACGCATTGACATGAATATTTCCGACCGCGGCCACGAACAGGCGGCGGCGCTCGCAAAATATCTCAAGGCAAAATCTTTCGACGCCATTTACGCAAGCCCGATGAAACGTGTGCAGCAAACGCTCGCGCCGTTCGCGGCCGGGCGCGCACCGGCTCCCGTCACTCTCGAAGGTTTGCGCGAGGTTAATTTTGGCGATTGGACGGGCTTGAGTTGGGAACAGGTGAAGGAGAAATTTGGCATCAGCGCTTTTCAATGGCTCGCGCAACTCGATCGCGCGGCGATTCCCAATGCCGAGTCAGGCGCGATGTTTCGCGAACGCGTCGAGCCGTGCGTGCAGCAAATCCTTCGCGCGCACGTTGGACAAAAGGTCGCGGTGGTTTGCCACGGCGGAACGATCCGCATGATTTTGTCGGTACTGCTGGCGATGCCGTTCGTGCAGACCTCGGCGTTTGAAATCGAATACGCAAGTCTCACCCAGGTTCGTTGCGCGCCGGATAAGTCGGAAATCCAACTGCTGAATTTCACGCCGTGGCGTGATTTGCCATGAAACGGGAATCGCTCTGGGAGATCTCCGTGACCACTTCGCTCGAAGCGGAAGAGGCGGTGGTTGAAACGCTCGCAAATTTTTTCGGCAAATCGTCGTCCATTTACACGAACGAAGAAACGAAGGTGACGGTGGTTTCAGTTTTTTGCACGAAGCGCGAAGAATGGACTCCGCGCAAACGGTCGGCGCTCGCCGCCAGGTTGAAGCTGATCGCGAGTACCGGATTAGATATTGGCGTGGGAAAAATTTCTATGCGCCGCGTCGCGAAAGAAGATTGGTCGGAATCATGGAAACGCCATTTCAAGCCGATTGAAATTGGTTCGCGGCTCTTGATCAAACCGAGTTGGATCAAACGCGCGGCCAAAAAAAACCAGGCGGTGGTTGTGCTCGATCCGGGGTTGAGCTTCGGCACGGGCAATCATCCGACGACGGCTTTTTGTTTGCACGAACTGGCGATAAATCGCGAACCGAAAAGCGCGCAGTCATTTTGGGACCTCGGCACGGGTTCGGGCATTTTGGCGATTGCAGCGGCGAAGCTCGGTTATGCTCCGGTTCGCGCGGTGGATTTTGATCCCGAAGCGGTTCGCGTGGCGCGGGAAAACGCGCGGCAAAATGGCGTGCTTCAAAAAATAAAGATCGAGCGCGAAGATCTCACTCAGATCCGGCAGACGAGCCGCGATAAATACGCTTTCATTTGTGCGAATCTGATTTCAAATCTGCTGATCGCGGAGAAAGTTCGCATCGTAAATCGTTTACAAACAAGCGGGCGGCTGGTGCTGGCGGGAATTTTGAAGGAGGAATTTTCGCAAGTGCAAATCGCGTTTGAGAAATGCGGATTGAAACTGGTAAGTTACAAAATTGACGGCGAGTGGTGCTCCGGCGCATTTATTTTTTCAAGCTAGACGCGTTGCACGCCAATGCGATGCGAAGGGACGGCTTCGTGCCGCAAGAATTTAACAAAGATTATTTGAACTGATGCCGCGCATCTCCGTCCAATCTTCTGTAGCAGTTTGAATCCTTTAAATGCCGCGGGACTTGGCGGAAATGGGATCGCCGGGTTGGCATGATACACGCTTGTGTAAACTTGAAAGGAAATGCCAGTTATGACAAAAACGATAGATGCCCTCACCGAAATCATTCGTAACAGCAAACATCCCTTCCGTAAAACCGATAGCCAACCCAATAAGGCCCAAAAACATCGGTACGAACGCAGAAAAGTAAAAGAGTTTATGCACCTCGGTGCAGGCGCTCTTGAAGAAGCAACTTAGCAGTCCCGCGACGGAGTTTCGCGGACGTCCGGCGTGGTTTTTTTGAATCACGCTGGATAAAATATCACTGGCATGCTGGACAGGTTCCGAAAAATTCCAGTTTGTGAGTGATGGCTTTGAAGCCGTGCCGGTCCGCGATTTTTTCCTCCAGTTCGCGGGTAAAACATTCGTCAATTTCGACGACCGCCGAACACCGGGTGCAAACCAGGTGATGATGATGTCCGTCGTCTCCTTCGGCGAGCAACTCGAAGCGCGCGACTCCGTCTCCCAAGTCAAAGCGCTTCACCATTTTCATCCCCTCAAGCAAGTGCATGGAGCGATAGACCGTCGCGAGGTCGCAATCTTTTTTCGGCAACGCGGCGAAAATTTCCTTGTTGGACATCGGGTGCGGATGCCGGCGGAGAATTTCCAAAATCGCCTGGCGTGCGCCGGTGATCTTGCGGGATTTTTTGCGCAAGCGTTCCGTGAGCGCGGGCATCTCCGCCGCTTGATGATGAGCGTGAGCGTGGCCTTTCATCGTGGCGCGGGTTTGAAAGTTTTTTCGGGCAAAAATCGTCCCGCAATCAGCGTCAGCAGAAAAATCGCGATGGAAGTCAGCACAATCGCCGAGCCGCAAGGAACGTCGAGTTGATACGACAGCAACGTGCCGCTTATCCCACCGATCAGTCCGATCAGCACACTCAATAAAACGTGTTGCCGTAAATTCCGGCTGAGATTTCGCGCAGCCGCGGGTGGGATTACGATGAGCGACGTCACCAAAATAATTCCCAGCAAGCGAATGCTCATCGCCACCGTTAGCGTGAGCACGAACACAAAAACATAATTCAAGCGTTTCACCGGCACGCCGCAAACGTGCGCCATATCTTCCTGCGCGGCGAGCAACGTGAGCGAACTCAGTTGCCAAAATATTCCAACGCCCACAATCGCCAGCAGACCCGCGCCGGTCCACACGTCCTCCCAGCCAATCGCCACGATATCGCCGAACAGATAGCGATTGAGTTCGCTCTGGTAATTGCCACTTTTCAACAGGCTCAAAATCGTGACGCCAAGCGCGACCGAACCAGACAACAACAGCGCCATGATAGTGTCCGTCAGCAACTCCGTATTCTCCTTCAGCCAAATCATCGCGGCGGCGATGATGATGCTGAAGCCGATCATCGTCAGCGTTGGGTCAACGAACCCAAACCAAAATCCGAGCGCGACACCCGCCAGCGCGGAGTGCGAAACCGTGTCGCTGAAAAATGCCATGCGCCGCGCGACGACGAACACCCCGAGCAGCGCGCACAACGGGGCGAGAAAAAGCGCCGCGAGCAGCGCGCGCTGCATGAACGGATCAGTGAACATGATGATGGTGATGTTCGTACGGCGCGACGTGAATGCCATACGCCTGCTTGAGCGATTCCGCGTTCAGCACTTCCTCGGGCGTGCCTTCGCAGCAGATCACGCCGTTGAGCGCATACACGTGCGCGGCGTGGCGATACACCATGGACAAATCATGCGAGACCAGCACGACCGTAAGATGATGCCGCCGCTGAATGCCCGCGATGAGTTCGTAAAAACTTTGTTCGCCCGGCGTGTCCACTCCCGCGGTCGGTTCATCGAGCAGCAATAATTCCGGCCGCGTGAGCAAACTGAATGCGATGAGCACACGTTGTAACTGGCCGCCGGAAAGTTGCGCGAGCGGACGGTCGAACAGCGGAGCCACGCCGATGTCCGCCAAGGTCGAGTGGATCAACTCGTCGGTTTTTTTGTGCGATTGCCAAAACCAGTTGCCGGTCTTGCGCAAACGCAGCGCGAGAAATTCACGGACACTTAAAATAAAACTGCGGTCGAGCGCGAGGCGTTGCGGGACATAACCGATTCGCGGCAGCGCTTTGCGAACGTCGGTCTGGCCGAACAATTTTATTTCGCCGGAAGAAACTTTTTGCAGTCCGAGCAAGCAGCGCAGCAGCGTGGTTTTGCCGGAGCCGTTTGGCCCGATCAGCGCGACCAACTGGCCGTGTGGAATCTGGAACGTCACGCCACGCAGCACCGGCTGGCCGTCGAATGAGACATGCACATCGCGCACCTCCACCGGAACCGTGCCCTGCGATTGGCAGCAAGGCGCGCTCATTTCAGATGCGTCTCCAACGCCACAAGGTTCGCGCGCATGCCGTTTTCATAAGCGTCGCGACTCAACGGACACGTTTCGAGAGTATCGAGTTGGCCGACGGTGACGTGATAATCCGCGCCGATTTGCGTCACCAACTTTTGCGAACCCTGGGCCTCTCCGAAAACAACTTTCACATGATATTTTTCAATCGCGCGATGCAGCGCTTCCAAATATCTCGGCGAAGGCTCAACCTCGGGCACGCGCTCGACGACGCCCGCGATCTTCAATCCATAACGCCGCGCGAGATACGGAAACGCATCGTGATACGTCACCATCGCCTGGTCCTTGAACGGCGCGAGTTCATGCTGCATATCAGTATCGAGTCTTTGCAAGCGCGTGATGTACGCGGCGGCATTCGTGGCGTAGGCGGCGGCGTTCGCGGGATCCACGTGCTGCATCGCGACAAGAATATTCGCGACCGCTTGCTCAGCGAGTTGCGGGTCGAGCCATGTGTGCGGATTGAAATTCGTGGAAACCTCGCGCGTCATCATCGGATCCTCCAAATTGGGCGCGAATGGGATCAAATCAGCTTCCGACAAACCCGTCGTCGCCACAATAACGCTTCGCGGATTCGACATTGTGTTCATCACGTGCGTCAACCACGACTCGAGGCCGAGGCCATTCACCACCACGACGTCCGCGGACTGGACCTCGCGCATCTCGCGCGGAGAAAATTGGAAGTCGTGCGGCTCAGCGCCGGGCGGAAGAAGATTATCCACCGTGGCCACATTCCCGGCGATATTCGCCGCGAAACAATAGAGTGGCGGAAAACTGGTGACGACGTGGAGGCGATGCCCCAAAAGTTGCGCCTGTGCGTCCGGAGAATTAAACCCGAACAACGCGCCCAGCAGACAGATAAAATGCCAGTGCTTCACAAAGTTAGCCTAACACCGCGAAATCTATTTGCAAATTATTTGCATTACGCGGGCAACAAAATTCCCCGCCAACTCCGGCGGGGAAGGCAAATTACTTCATCAGCAGCATCTGGCGCGCGCGCTTGATCGAGCGGTTCAACTGGCGCTGATAATGCGCCGGCAAACCGGTGTACTTGCGCGGGAGGATGCGGCCCTGGTCGGTCACGAACTGCTTGAGCAGGTTCGTATTCTTGAAGTCCAGCGCGTCCACCGTGAAGTCAATCTTCGGCTTCGGGCGCGGCGTGCGCATCTCGCCAGTGCTGGAGCGGCCGCGGCCGCCGCGTTTTTCTTTATCCGTATTCGTTTTGCGTGGCATAAATTATTTGATCTCGCGATGCACCGTATGGCGGCGCAGGGCGGGATTGTATTTTTTGATTTCGATTTTCTCAGTCTTCAATTTTTTATTGCGACTGGTCACGTAGCGGGAGGGCGACTTGCCTTCCTTGCGCGCTTCGGTGCATTCGATAGTTACAGTTTCTCGGGCCATAAATTTTTATTCCTTTTCCTTGGCGGGCTTTTCTTCGGGCTCTTCTTCTTCCTCGACTTCGTTGACGCCCACACTGTCCACCGAGCCGAGTGCGCCGAGGCGGCGTTGACGCAACGCGCCTTCTTTTTCCAACTGCGCCTGGGCCTGCACCGTGAAACGCGTCCACGGAATCACTTCCAAACGCGCCTTGGGGATGGGCTTGCCCGTCAATTCACAAACGCCGTAAGTGTCCTTCTCGATGCGCTTGAGAGCTTCTTCGATCTCGTAAATCGCATCCTGATCGGCGGACAAAAGGCTCAACGCAAAATCGCGGTCGAAATTATCCGTGCCCGAATCCGCCATGTGCAGGCTGTAACCCGCCATTTCCTGGGCGGATTCCTTGGCG
This portion of the Verrucomicrobiia bacterium genome encodes:
- a CDS encoding TraR/DksA C4-type zinc finger protein — encoded protein: MTTKKKIVKKEAESNKPARSATSAAILGNTTGRSKGPNGAVKIKSEWAKYYQNLLELREQLLKQMSGLAKESAQEMAGYSLHMADSGTDNFDRDFALSLLSADQDAIYEIEEALKRIEKDTYGVCELTGKPIPKARLEVIPWTRFTVQAQAQLEKEGALRQRRLGALGSVDSVGVNEVEEEEEPEEKPAKEKE